The following proteins are co-located in the Sporosarcina pasteurii genome:
- a CDS encoding SpoIIE family protein phosphatase: MKLTSNMERPMMQPIRTFFEEIRRKRMDIVITIFFLVGSFFLAQAVLFDAAVPFFLPVWALASARFRKHLVWVFIGGMAGSAFLGFGQAVIHLLQLGLFHMIIRYPFARKSIQFTVAGCVLFVQLLWQLLMHAGQLPLDVQFFIGFEVILALFMTFFLFLAFPSADRIFFGEWTPERLGAACIIGVMAITGMQGLMIGHVSVAGVFIHLIILLAALIGGLPFATTVSMIVAAIIGLAELSFTGMMAVYGMTGFFAGAFRKFGKLGIAVGAASVSLFFFLYDLTLPLDSTHFVTIGVSTLLFFLIPSKKVEPLKRVFASKDDVEGKRQKWLAERLDEQLQDFQQFADFMSTLVSGKGTEQGGQDGLTMSIPTVCQSCFRYSKCWESGESDMIQLTREWESTYSLTKKSARRRVEEKMKYKCIRHAGLVEELEEQAAGRLLNGQLLHGRKMLALQLRDMSTHLDKVMNDIKEDLSVYKPAEEEIARQFEEQGLEYFQIDILSEEPGSRRVVCCIPEKKSDFETDTTLAERFILPILEQYYKEPFKVTKSAVKQEPFSHVRVTLESTVRFSFDYGVMMASGYQTFQAGDAYEVFYIHEGLAAVLLSDGMGQDINAYHESRKVIRLMRECLNRKMNPETAMHTLHYMMSLNGLDDMYATLDLALIDLQDGRLWSWKAGSMSTYIKRGEDFLRLDSQSVPVGFLPSPSIEAKSEQLKSGDILVMMTDGIFNGEVSLQLQEKALYGILEKYGSENCEEIAERIVNELERRFQSVEDDRTVLVLKIDHVLPEWSSFTPYSRVLSS, translated from the coding sequence ATGAAATTAACGAGTAATATGGAAAGACCGATGATGCAACCGATTCGAACGTTTTTTGAGGAGATTAGAAGGAAAAGAATGGACATTGTGATTACAATCTTCTTTTTAGTTGGTTCATTTTTCTTGGCACAAGCCGTATTGTTTGATGCAGCGGTACCATTTTTCTTACCAGTTTGGGCGTTAGCGAGTGCGCGTTTTCGAAAGCATTTGGTGTGGGTATTTATAGGAGGGATGGCGGGAAGTGCATTTCTAGGGTTTGGACAAGCCGTCATTCATTTATTACAACTTGGTCTTTTCCATATGATTATTCGGTATCCGTTTGCTAGGAAATCGATTCAATTTACAGTTGCTGGATGTGTCCTTTTCGTTCAACTTTTATGGCAACTTTTGATGCATGCTGGTCAATTGCCACTAGATGTTCAGTTTTTCATTGGGTTTGAAGTGATTTTGGCGTTGTTTATGACGTTTTTTCTGTTTCTAGCATTTCCTTCTGCCGATCGTATCTTCTTTGGGGAGTGGACGCCTGAACGATTAGGGGCCGCGTGTATTATTGGTGTCATGGCGATAACGGGTATGCAAGGATTAATGATTGGGCATGTCTCTGTAGCGGGTGTTTTTATCCATTTAATTATTTTGTTAGCAGCACTCATAGGAGGGTTACCATTTGCTACAACTGTTTCAATGATAGTCGCTGCGATTATCGGATTGGCGGAGTTGTCATTTACGGGCATGATGGCTGTTTACGGGATGACTGGCTTTTTTGCAGGTGCTTTTCGTAAATTCGGAAAGTTAGGGATTGCTGTAGGCGCAGCGTCTGTCTCTCTTTTCTTCTTCTTATATGATTTGACATTGCCGTTAGACTCTACGCATTTTGTAACAATTGGGGTTAGTACATTGTTATTTTTCTTAATTCCTTCCAAGAAAGTAGAGCCGCTCAAGCGGGTGTTTGCTTCGAAGGATGATGTAGAGGGGAAGCGACAAAAATGGCTCGCTGAACGGTTGGATGAGCAATTACAAGATTTTCAACAATTTGCGGACTTCATGTCGACGCTGGTCAGTGGAAAAGGGACTGAACAAGGAGGGCAAGATGGACTCACGATGTCAATTCCGACTGTATGCCAATCGTGTTTCCGGTATTCAAAGTGCTGGGAAAGTGGAGAGAGTGATATGATTCAGCTTACACGAGAGTGGGAGAGTACGTATTCCTTAACTAAAAAATCAGCCAGACGTCGAGTGGAAGAGAAAATGAAATATAAGTGTATTCGTCATGCGGGTCTAGTAGAAGAATTAGAGGAGCAAGCAGCGGGACGGTTATTAAATGGTCAACTCTTACATGGTCGGAAGATGTTAGCCTTACAGTTGCGTGATATGAGTACTCATTTAGATAAAGTGATGAATGATATAAAAGAAGATTTATCTGTTTACAAACCTGCTGAGGAAGAGATTGCGAGACAGTTTGAAGAGCAAGGACTAGAGTATTTTCAAATTGATATTTTATCGGAAGAACCAGGAAGCAGACGGGTTGTTTGTTGTATTCCTGAAAAGAAATCCGATTTTGAAACAGATACAACACTGGCGGAACGGTTTATTTTACCGATACTTGAGCAATATTACAAAGAGCCTTTCAAGGTAACAAAGTCAGCTGTGAAGCAAGAGCCTTTTTCACATGTTCGCGTTACATTGGAATCCACTGTAAGGTTTTCGTTTGACTATGGCGTCATGATGGCATCGGGTTATCAAACTTTTCAAGCAGGCGATGCTTACGAAGTGTTTTATATTCATGAGGGATTGGCAGCGGTTCTTTTATCCGATGGTATGGGACAAGATATTAATGCGTATCATGAGAGTCGTAAAGTCATACGTTTAATGAGAGAATGTCTCAATCGAAAGATGAATCCAGAAACAGCGATGCATACGTTACATTACATGATGTCTCTAAATGGGTTGGACGATATGTATGCCACGCTAGATCTTGCCCTAATTGATTTGCAAGATGGTCGATTATGGTCCTGGAAAGCAGGGTCAATGAGTACGTACATTAAACGTGGGGAAGACTTCCTAAGATTAGATAGTCAATCGGTGCCTGTCGGATTTTTACCTTCACCATCGATTGAGGCGAAAAGTGAACAACTGAAATCAGGGGATATTCTTGTCATGATGACAGACGGAATCTTCAATGGTGAGGTTTCGTTACAGTTACAAGAAAAAGCATTATACGGTATACTAGAGAAATATGGTTCAGAAAACTGTGAAGAGATTGCCGAACGAATTGTGAATGAACTAGAACGTCGTTTTCAGTCTGTGGAGGACGACCGAACAGTTTTAGTGTTGAAAATCGATCATGTTCTTCCGGAGTGGTCGAGTTTTACACCCTACTCAAGAGTGCTTTCTTCATAA
- the tilS gene encoding tRNA lysidine(34) synthetase TilS: MQGFDKKVYQFIQEHLLVQPGSRILIACSGGVDSMALLHFFATNRKWLQIDIGAAHVDHMLRGEESAAESKFVEKFCEGVGIPFYGGNVPVPAILKRTGGNVQTVCREGRYEFFDEVMRKHRYEYLATGHHAEDQLETVLMQVTKGSSPLGMPIKRRFTIGTLIRPFLSVDKAEIYQYVKEREVPYHEDPSNQSDDYMRNRFRRYIVPYMVRENKSVVKNIVPLTDELQEDEALLQQLAKEQVELHVEFTHDGFPSMNVKTFQSIPTALQRRVIPLLLDYLYHQENSALFYKSDLIRQLLEHLHSQDGNVSIDLPYGFHFLREYDKFTLRSKHAVQPQQIPLLRGEKVYWDDYLWLYWEKISDVNNDILLSAKEVTFFDLPEESLPLSVRPRKEGDRILLQGMTQAKRLSRLFIDEKVSRTLRDQLPVIVTKQEEVCAVPSLRYGNKFTKQQTADSKYIFVVGNN; encoded by the coding sequence ATGCAAGGATTCGACAAAAAAGTTTATCAGTTCATCCAAGAACATTTGTTAGTTCAACCAGGTAGTCGGATCCTTATTGCTTGCTCGGGTGGTGTCGACTCTATGGCGCTACTTCATTTTTTTGCAACAAATAGAAAATGGCTTCAGATCGATATAGGGGCCGCTCACGTGGACCATATGTTACGGGGAGAAGAATCTGCTGCGGAAAGTAAATTTGTTGAAAAGTTTTGTGAGGGTGTTGGAATACCTTTTTACGGCGGCAACGTTCCGGTACCAGCTATCTTAAAGCGAACAGGCGGAAATGTCCAAACAGTTTGTCGTGAGGGTAGATATGAATTTTTTGATGAAGTTATGCGCAAACACCGTTATGAATATCTTGCGACTGGACATCATGCGGAAGATCAGCTTGAAACAGTTCTTATGCAAGTGACAAAAGGAAGTAGTCCATTAGGTATGCCGATTAAAAGAAGGTTTACAATAGGCACGCTCATCCGTCCGTTCTTATCCGTAGATAAAGCCGAAATTTATCAATATGTGAAAGAACGTGAAGTCCCATATCATGAAGACCCGAGCAATCAAAGTGATGATTATATGCGGAATCGTTTTAGGCGTTATATAGTCCCCTATATGGTGCGCGAAAATAAATCTGTCGTTAAAAATATTGTCCCTTTAACAGACGAACTTCAAGAAGATGAAGCGTTGTTACAACAATTAGCAAAAGAGCAAGTGGAACTGCATGTGGAATTTACTCATGATGGCTTCCCTTCAATGAATGTAAAGACATTTCAAAGCATACCAACTGCTTTACAAAGACGGGTGATTCCTCTACTATTAGATTATCTTTATCATCAGGAAAATAGTGCTTTATTTTATAAATCTGACCTCATTCGTCAACTTCTGGAACATCTCCATTCGCAAGATGGGAATGTATCCATTGATCTACCATATGGTTTCCATTTTCTCCGTGAATACGATAAATTTACATTAAGATCCAAACATGCCGTACAACCGCAACAAATTCCTTTGCTAAGAGGAGAAAAGGTCTACTGGGATGATTACTTATGGTTGTATTGGGAGAAAATATCAGATGTGAATAACGATATACTTTTAAGCGCGAAAGAAGTCACTTTTTTCGATTTGCCAGAGGAATCGTTACCCCTGTCGGTTCGCCCGAGAAAAGAGGGGGATCGAATCTTATTGCAAGGGATGACACAAGCGAAACGGTTATCGAGGTTGTTTATTGATGAAAAAGTGAGTCGGACTTTACGTGACCAATTACCTGTTATTGTAACGAAACAGGAAGAAGTATGCGCCGTACCGAGTTTAAGGTATGGAAATAAATTTACAAAGCAGCAAACTGCCGATAGCAAATACATATTTGTTGTAGGGAACAATTAA
- the hpt gene encoding hypoxanthine phosphoribosyltransferase, whose protein sequence is MLANDIEEVLISEEEIQEKVNELGAILTEEYQDKFPLAIGVLKGALPFMSDLIKKIDAHIELDFMDVSSYGNATVSSGEVKIIKDLNTSVEGRDILILEDIIDSGKTLSYLVDLMKYRKANSIKIVTLLDKPSGRKVDLEADYIGFNVPDAFVVGYGLDYAEKYRNLPYIGVLKKEIYSF, encoded by the coding sequence ATGCTTGCGAATGACATTGAAGAAGTTTTAATATCTGAGGAAGAAATCCAAGAAAAAGTAAACGAGCTTGGTGCAATCCTCACAGAGGAATACCAAGATAAATTTCCGCTTGCAATTGGTGTGCTAAAAGGAGCACTTCCTTTTATGAGTGATCTAATTAAGAAAATAGATGCGCATATTGAATTGGATTTTATGGACGTATCTAGTTATGGAAATGCAACAGTTTCCTCTGGTGAAGTGAAAATCATAAAAGATTTAAACACAAGCGTAGAAGGTAGAGATATTTTAATCCTTGAGGACATTATTGATAGCGGTAAGACGTTAAGTTATCTTGTTGACTTGATGAAATATAGAAAGGCAAACTCTATTAAAATTGTTACGCTTCTTGATAAGCCGAGTGGCAGGAAAGTGGATTTGGAAGCAGACTACATTGGTTTTAATGTTCCAGATGCATTCGTAGTAGGTTATGGACTAGACTATGCAGAGAAGTATAGAAATTTACCTTACATCGGTGTGTTGAAGAAAGAGATTTATTCTTTTTAA
- the ftsH gene encoding ATP-dependent zinc metalloprotease FtsH has translation MNRILRYFLLYGLIFLAIMGIFGSLNSANPKTKPLTYNEFIIALEKGEVTNATFQPDQLVYVVRGEMKGYEEGEEFLTNIPQNDEALLGDIRNIASSTNTKVEFLKAPETSAWVSFFTGLVPFIIIFILFFFLLNQAQGGGGGRVMNFGKSKAKLHTDDKKKVGFKDVAGADEEKQELVEVVDFLKDPRKFIEVGARIPKGILLVGPPGTGKTLLARAVAGEAGVPFFSISGSDFVEMFVGVGASRVRDLFENAKKNSPCIIFIDEIDAVGRQRGAGLGGGHDEREQTLNQLLVEMDGFGENEGIIIVAATNRPDILDPALLRPGRFDRQITVGRPDVRGREAVLKVHARNKPLDDSVNLKALAQRTPGFSGADLENLLNEAALVAARRNKVKIDMADIDEATDRVIAGPAKTSRVISEKERNIVAFHEAGHVVIGLTLDEADIVHKVTIVPRGQAGGYAVMLPKEDRYFMTKPELLDKIAGLLGGRVAEEIALGEVSTGAHNDFQRATGIARSMVTEYGMSEKLGPLQFGQSQGEVFLGRDFSSEQNYSESIAYEIDQEMQRIIKEQYDRTKEILTEKRDLLDLIATTLLEVETLDAEQINHLKDHGTLPERSYDNNGGNGKVIDSSTEVDQKETMPDSTGAPNDPSIGDLPKEFDGDKPSNPIQEERRD, from the coding sequence ATGAATCGGATACTTCGATACTTTCTATTATACGGACTAATCTTCCTAGCAATTATGGGGATATTTGGTTCGCTGAACAGTGCAAATCCAAAAACGAAGCCACTTACTTACAATGAGTTTATTATTGCGTTGGAAAAGGGAGAAGTTACGAATGCGACCTTCCAGCCTGATCAGCTCGTCTATGTAGTAAGAGGTGAAATGAAGGGGTATGAAGAGGGAGAAGAGTTCCTCACTAATATTCCACAAAATGATGAAGCGTTATTAGGAGATATTCGTAATATTGCCTCGTCGACTAATACTAAAGTTGAGTTTTTAAAAGCGCCAGAAACAAGCGCATGGGTATCGTTCTTTACTGGACTTGTCCCTTTCATCATTATATTTATCTTGTTCTTCTTCTTGCTTAACCAAGCGCAAGGCGGGGGCGGCGGTCGTGTGATGAATTTCGGAAAGAGTAAAGCGAAACTCCACACGGACGATAAGAAGAAGGTTGGCTTTAAAGATGTCGCGGGAGCAGACGAAGAGAAACAAGAACTCGTTGAGGTCGTTGACTTTTTGAAAGACCCACGTAAATTTATAGAAGTCGGTGCTCGTATTCCTAAAGGGATTTTGCTCGTAGGACCTCCTGGAACAGGTAAGACGTTGTTAGCACGTGCAGTTGCAGGTGAGGCGGGTGTACCGTTTTTCTCAATTTCAGGTTCTGATTTTGTTGAAATGTTCGTAGGTGTCGGGGCATCACGTGTACGTGACCTTTTTGAAAATGCGAAGAAGAATTCACCTTGTATTATTTTCATTGACGAGATTGACGCAGTTGGTCGTCAACGTGGCGCAGGACTTGGTGGCGGACACGATGAGCGTGAGCAAACACTTAACCAACTTCTTGTTGAAATGGATGGTTTTGGTGAAAACGAAGGCATTATTATCGTAGCTGCTACGAACCGACCAGATATTTTAGACCCTGCACTTTTACGTCCGGGACGTTTTGACCGTCAAATCACTGTTGGTCGCCCAGATGTAAGAGGTAGAGAGGCAGTATTAAAAGTACATGCGAGAAACAAACCGTTAGATGATTCAGTGAACTTAAAAGCGCTTGCACAACGTACGCCTGGGTTCTCAGGTGCAGACCTTGAAAACTTATTAAACGAGGCTGCGTTAGTTGCGGCAAGACGAAATAAAGTGAAGATTGATATGGCCGATATCGATGAGGCGACAGACCGTGTGATCGCGGGGCCAGCTAAAACGAGTCGGGTCATATCAGAAAAGGAACGAAATATCGTTGCCTTCCATGAGGCGGGACACGTAGTTATCGGCCTTACACTTGACGAAGCAGACATCGTCCATAAAGTAACGATTGTTCCGCGTGGGCAAGCCGGCGGTTATGCGGTTATGCTTCCGAAAGAAGACCGTTACTTCATGACGAAGCCGGAGCTTCTAGATAAGATTGCTGGTTTACTGGGTGGACGTGTTGCGGAAGAAATTGCACTTGGTGAAGTTTCGACAGGTGCACATAATGACTTCCAACGCGCAACAGGAATTGCACGTTCAATGGTAACTGAATATGGAATGAGTGAGAAACTTGGTCCATTGCAATTTGGTCAGTCTCAAGGTGAAGTTTTCCTTGGCCGTGATTTTAGTTCTGAACAAAACTATTCAGAGTCTATAGCGTATGAAATTGACCAAGAAATGCAACGTATTATTAAAGAGCAGTATGACCGAACAAAAGAAATTCTGACGGAAAAAAGAGATCTTTTAGACTTGATTGCAACAACATTACTTGAAGTTGAAACGCTCGATGCGGAGCAAATTAATCATTTGAAAGATCACGGTACATTACCTGAACGTTCTTATGATAATAATGGTGGAAACGGGAAAGTGATTGATTCGTCTACCGAAGTTGATCAGAAAGAAACTATGCCCGATTCAACAGGTGCACCAAATGATCCGTCCATTGGTGACCTACCAAAAGAGTTCGATGGTGATAAGCCATCTAACCCTATTCAGGAAGAGCGTAGAGATTAA
- a CDS encoding type III pantothenate kinase yields MILVMDTGNTNIVLGVYEGNELKYHWRMETYRHKTEDEYAMQVKSLFTHVGLRFEDIHGIIISSVVPPVMFPLEQMCQKYFNIKPVVVGPGIKTGLNIQYENPREVGADRIVNAVAAIEEYGSPLIIVDFGTATTYCYVNENGGYMGGAIAPGIGISMEALFDRASKLPRIELTRPDNVVGKNTVTAMQSGIVFGYVGQVEGIVARLKAQSKEEPKVIATGGMADLIASESNAIDVVDNFLTLKGLHLIYKRNK; encoded by the coding sequence ATGATACTAGTGATGGATACAGGGAATACGAATATTGTCCTCGGTGTTTATGAGGGAAATGAACTTAAATATCATTGGCGTATGGAAACGTATAGACATAAAACGGAAGATGAATATGCAATGCAGGTAAAATCGTTGTTTACACATGTCGGTCTACGTTTTGAGGATATTCATGGAATTATTATCTCATCCGTTGTCCCACCGGTAATGTTTCCGCTTGAGCAAATGTGTCAGAAGTACTTTAATATAAAACCGGTAGTCGTTGGGCCAGGCATTAAAACGGGGCTCAATATTCAGTATGAAAATCCACGTGAAGTTGGAGCGGACAGAATTGTGAACGCGGTTGCAGCAATTGAAGAATACGGAAGCCCGCTAATCATTGTAGACTTTGGAACGGCAACTACCTATTGTTATGTTAATGAAAATGGTGGTTATATGGGCGGTGCAATTGCACCAGGGATTGGCATTTCAATGGAGGCGTTATTTGACCGTGCATCGAAGTTACCGCGAATCGAATTAACGCGACCTGACAATGTTGTTGGTAAAAATACGGTGACAGCAATGCAATCGGGAATCGTCTTCGGTTATGTTGGTCAAGTTGAAGGGATTGTTGCGCGTCTAAAAGCACAGAGTAAGGAAGAGCCTAAAGTAATTGCAACAGGTGGTATGGCAGATTTAATTGCAAGTGAGTCCAATGCAATTGATGTCGTTGATAATTTCCTAACACTGAAAGGACTTCATCTGATTTACAAGAGAAACAAATAA
- the hslO gene encoding Hsp33 family molecular chaperone HslO, translated as MEDYLVKAIAYNGEIRAYAVRSTETIAEAQRRHATWPTATAALGRTMTAAVMMGAMSKGDDKLTVKIEGNGPIGAMIVDANGHGEVRGYVTNPQTHVDLNEVGKLDVRGVVGTDGMLTVVKDLNMKDFFTGQVPLVSGEIAEDFTEYFAVSEQVPSAVALGVLVNPDNTVKAAGGFIIQVMPGATEETISTLEKQIANMEPISKMVDNGLTPEEILNEVLGAEQVQVLDKMDVQFSCNCSRERFGNAIIGLGEKEINEMIEHEGQAEANCHFCLETYVYPKEELEGFLDEIRTQSKE; from the coding sequence ATGGAAGATTATTTAGTAAAAGCGATTGCTTATAACGGGGAAATCCGTGCATATGCTGTTCGGTCAACGGAAACGATTGCGGAAGCACAACGACGTCACGCTACATGGCCAACTGCAACAGCTGCGCTTGGAAGAACGATGACTGCGGCTGTGATGATGGGTGCTATGTCCAAGGGTGACGATAAGTTAACGGTGAAAATTGAAGGGAACGGTCCAATTGGTGCAATGATCGTAGATGCCAATGGACACGGTGAAGTTCGTGGTTACGTAACCAACCCGCAAACACATGTTGATTTAAATGAAGTTGGTAAATTAGATGTACGTGGTGTTGTAGGAACAGACGGTATGTTAACGGTTGTTAAAGATTTAAATATGAAAGATTTCTTTACGGGACAAGTGCCACTTGTTTCAGGCGAAATCGCTGAAGACTTTACAGAGTACTTTGCTGTTTCGGAGCAAGTTCCTTCTGCGGTTGCACTGGGTGTTCTTGTGAATCCAGATAATACTGTAAAAGCGGCTGGCGGCTTTATTATTCAAGTGATGCCGGGGGCTACTGAAGAAACAATTAGCACGTTAGAAAAGCAAATTGCTAATATGGAACCAATCTCAAAAATGGTAGATAACGGTTTGACACCGGAAGAAATTTTAAATGAAGTGCTTGGTGCTGAACAAGTGCAAGTTCTAGATAAAATGGACGTTCAATTTTCATGTAACTGTTCAAGAGAACGTTTTGGCAATGCAATTATTGGTCTTGGAGAAAAAGAAATTAACGAGATGATTGAACATGAAGGACAAGCCGAGGCGAATTGCCATTTCTGTTTGGAGACATACGTTTATCCAAAAGAAGAGCTGGAAGGTTTCTTAGATGAGATACGGACACAATCGAAAGAGTGA
- a CDS encoding peptidyl-prolyl cis-trans isomerase yields the protein MRYGHNRKSEPTLPQQRRLKTKPLLIIIGILFVCNLLWFIAWLIPSGSKKSNEEVASVNDNAITREEWMAAMEGEIGRETLRELINDKVMEEAAKEYGIVVSEKEIDLELALIHASDNQAYTGLDTDKEREKIRSNLILTKVLTKDIVIEDKAIQENYEQNAALYNTKDANRTSIIIVKTIDEANQTLRELKEGSSFSVLAKERSIDMASANLGGDIGYINESTDFVDASIVQAASKLMEDTISEPVALKDGTYAVIYVSDKLKGRNFKLKEVKEHIKRELALAQLPQTVSPETFWKDFDAKWFYDE from the coding sequence ATGAGATACGGACACAATCGAAAGAGTGAACCGACTCTACCTCAACAACGCAGACTGAAAACGAAGCCGTTGCTAATCATCATTGGCATTCTTTTCGTCTGCAACCTTCTATGGTTTATTGCTTGGCTTATTCCTTCAGGGTCTAAAAAAAGTAACGAAGAAGTTGCATCTGTCAATGATAATGCAATTACACGCGAAGAATGGATGGCCGCTATGGAAGGGGAAATTGGACGCGAAACGTTACGAGAGTTAATAAACGATAAAGTAATGGAGGAAGCGGCGAAAGAATATGGAATTGTAGTATCCGAGAAAGAAATTGACCTGGAGCTGGCGCTTATTCACGCAAGCGATAATCAGGCTTACACAGGTTTGGATACGGACAAAGAGCGTGAAAAAATCCGGTCAAATCTTATATTAACAAAGGTGTTAACGAAAGATATTGTAATTGAAGATAAGGCGATTCAGGAAAACTATGAACAGAATGCAGCGTTATATAACACTAAAGATGCCAATCGAACCTCAATTATCATAGTAAAGACAATAGATGAGGCAAACCAAACATTGAGAGAGTTGAAGGAAGGTTCAAGTTTTTCGGTTTTGGCGAAAGAACGATCTATCGACATGGCCTCGGCGAATCTTGGTGGAGATATAGGATATATTAATGAATCGACGGATTTTGTTGACGCCTCTATCGTTCAAGCCGCGTCCAAGTTAATGGAAGATACAATAAGTGAACCCGTGGCGTTAAAAGATGGCACATATGCGGTTATCTATGTGAGTGATAAATTGAAAGGTCGAAACTTCAAGTTGAAAGAAGTAAAAGAACATATTAAACGTGAACTTGCATTAGCGCAGTTGCCGCAAACGGTGAGTCCGGAAACTTTTTGGAAAGACTTTGATGCAAAGTGGTTTTATGACGAGTAA
- the cysK gene encoding cysteine synthase A gives MTIVGNTIADLVGKTPLVKVNRLNGENDADIYLKLEYFNPGSSVKDRIALAMIEAAEKSGELQKDSTIIEPTSGNTGIGLAMIAAAKGYKAVLVMPDTMSLERRNLLRAYGADLVLTPGVEGMKGAITKAEELSKENGWFMPQQFNNGANPEVHRLTTGPEIADALDRVDAFVSGIGTGGTITGAGLVLKERFPDVRIVAVEPEESAVLSGQQPGPHKIQGIGAGFVPKVLDTDIYDELIQVSGEDAYETARRAAREEGILGGVSSGAAIYAALQVAKELGKGKKVVAVLPSNGERYLSTPLYAFEEE, from the coding sequence ATGACAATCGTTGGGAATACAATAGCGGATTTGGTTGGTAAGACTCCTCTTGTGAAAGTAAATCGATTAAATGGTGAAAATGACGCGGATATTTATTTAAAGTTGGAATATTTTAACCCTGGTTCAAGTGTAAAAGATCGTATTGCGCTTGCAATGATTGAAGCGGCGGAAAAGTCGGGGGAGCTACAAAAAGATAGTACCATTATCGAACCGACGAGCGGAAACACAGGGATTGGACTTGCGATGATCGCTGCTGCGAAAGGCTATAAAGCAGTTCTTGTGATGCCAGATACAATGAGTTTAGAACGCCGAAATTTGCTTCGTGCTTATGGTGCGGACTTAGTGTTAACGCCTGGAGTAGAGGGAATGAAAGGTGCCATTACTAAGGCGGAAGAACTTTCGAAAGAAAATGGATGGTTTATGCCGCAACAATTTAACAATGGAGCAAACCCGGAAGTCCATCGTTTAACGACGGGACCTGAAATTGCAGATGCGCTAGATAGGGTTGATGCATTCGTTTCAGGAATCGGAACTGGTGGGACAATTACGGGAGCAGGTTTAGTTCTAAAAGAGCGTTTTCCAGATGTGAGGATTGTTGCAGTAGAGCCGGAAGAATCTGCTGTTTTATCTGGTCAGCAACCAGGGCCACATAAAATTCAAGGAATCGGGGCTGGTTTCGTACCGAAAGTTTTAGATACGGATATTTATGATGAGCTCATTCAAGTTTCAGGAGAAGACGCTTATGAAACAGCTAGACGTGCAGCACGTGAAGAAGGGATTCTTGGTGGTGTATCTTCAGGGGCTGCCATTTATGCAGCGCTTCAAGTTGCGAAAGAACTTGGAAAAGGGAAGAAAGTGGTAGCTGTTCTTCCATCCAACGGAGAACGTTATTTAAGTACACCGTTATATGCATTTGAAGAAGAATAA